The nucleotide window GTATTTGCTATTAATCCCGATAATGGTCGTTTAACCTTTGTTGAGCGTAAAAGCAGCATGGGTAAAGGCCCACGCAATTTTGTGATTGATCCCAGCGGTAATTTCCTGCTGGTAGCTAATCAGATGAGTAACGATATTTATGTTTACCGCATTAATAAACAAACCGGTAAATTAACACTAACTACATCAAAGATCAGTATAGGCAACCCAAGTTGCTTAAAATTTACACCGGCGGAATAGAAATATCAAATTATACTATACAATGAAATACACCTTTTATGGACAATCGTGCTTTGAATTAGAGACCGGGGGCAAAAAGCTGTTGTTCGATCCTTTTATTACGCATAACCCCCTGGCAAAGGATATTGATATCAATAAGCTGACGCCAGATTACATCCTGTTATCACACGGGCATGGCGATCACATTGGCGATCTGATCACTATACAAAAACAAAGTGGCGCTAAAGTGATATGTATTGCAGATATTGGTTATTGGCTGGGCAGGCAAAATATTGAAGCGCATGGCATGAATATAGGCGGCAGCTTTAATTTTGATTTTGGCAGGGTAAAAATGGTTAATGCTATCCATAGCAGTACCTTACCCGATGGCGCCGCAGGTGGTAGTTCTGCTGGTTTTGTAATTTATGCTGAAGGCAAAAAGATATACTTTGCAGGTGATACTGCCCTTACCTATGATATGAAGCTATTGGCCGATGAAAAACTTGACTGGGCTATTTTACCTATTGGCGATAACTTTACTATGGGTATTGATGATGCGATCCGCTCAACCTATTTTTTTAACTGTAAAAACGTAATAGGTGTACACTACGATAGCTTCCCGGTAATAAAAATTGATAAAGAGGAAGCCATTAGCAAGTTTACCAATGCAGGTATTAACATACAACTACCAGCTATTGGCCAGGGTTTAGAATTGTAACCATCACTGTGGGTCTTTCAGCTATCCAGCAAAAACACAAATAATTCCTTAGGGCCGTGGGCACCTAATACCAATGTTTTTTCAATATCAGCGGTTCGGCTGGGGCCGGTGATATTGCTGATCATGCTGGGGATATCCTTCCCGTATTTTTCTTTGATCAGTTTAAACCCATCCTTCAAATCGGGAACCAGTTGCGATGCATAGGCTATCACCAAATGTACCGGGGGATAAATGCTTAACCTGCGCCCGGCACCATTAGCGTTTGATATTAATACGCTACCATTGCGGGCAATCAATGCTTCGCACAGGGTAATCCCCGCGTCTGCCTGCTCAAAGTCTTTATCCGTTTCATAAAAAGGGAATTCATAGTTGGCCAGCAGTTGCTGCAAGGCTGATTCCCAGCAGTATATTTTACGCCAGCCGCGTTCTTCAGCTAAGGTGAGCAGGTGCTCTACCAGGTTTATTTCATCCTCACAAAAAACAAATTCGCCTTTTACAGCCATTAATTCTTCTGCAAAGGTTACTTCAAGCAGTTCCTCTTCGAAGTTGGCATATAATGGCAGGTCTTCCAGGTTAGGATATGGATTGTCCCTTTTCTCCAACAAGGCCTTGCGTACCTTTTTAAGTAATTTCTCTTTTGCCGTAGTAATATCTTTCATTTAAGCTGAAATATAAAAGCCACCATGTGTTGCAAACATAGTGGCTTTTTAAACGAATAACTAAAATATTTATTCACTTGCCTGTGTGGCGTCCTTTTCTTCGGGATTACGGTTAAACGTACCCGAATGATCGCCTACACCTTCGTGAATTAAATTTTTGGCAGCTATGTCCTGGTCGCCCGGTTCATCAGTACCGTTCACAAATTCGTCATATGTGGTACGGTTATCAAAAGGGCGTTTGCCTAATATTTCTTCCAGATCGCTTTGGAAAAGGATTTCTTTTTCTAAAAGCTTATCGGCCAATTTTTCTAAACCTTCGCGTTTTTCTATTAATAACTGCTTGGTAGTAGCATATACATCATTTATAAGGTTGCGTACTTCACCATCAATTAATTCCGAGGTTTTTTCAGAATATGGTTTATTAAACTGGTATTCGCCTTGCGTATCGTTGAAGGATACGTTACCTACCTTGTCATTCATACCATAAATAGTTACCATGGCATAAGCCAGTTTGGTAATGCGCTCAAGGTCGTTTTGGGCACCGGTAGATATTTTACCGAACGTAATATCCTCAGCAACGCGGCCACCCATTGTCATGCGCATACCATCAAGTAATTGTTCTGTAGTATACAGGAATTGCTCTTTTGGCAGGTATTGGGCATATCCTAAAGCTGCCACGCCACGCGGTACAATAGATACTTTAACCAACGGATCGGCATGTTCCAGGAACCAGCCTGCAATAGCATGACCAGCCTCATGATA belongs to Mucilaginibacter boryungensis and includes:
- a CDS encoding LutC/YkgG family protein, producing MKDITTAKEKLLKKVRKALLEKRDNPYPNLEDLPLYANFEEELLEVTFAEELMAVKGEFVFCEDEINLVEHLLTLAEERGWRKIYCWESALQQLLANYEFPFYETDKDFEQADAGITLCEALIARNGSVLISNANGAGRRLSIYPPVHLVIAYASQLVPDLKDGFKLIKEKYGKDIPSMISNITGPSRTADIEKTLVLGAHGPKELFVFLLDS
- a CDS encoding metal-dependent hydrolase — encoded protein: MKYTFYGQSCFELETGGKKLLFDPFITHNPLAKDIDINKLTPDYILLSHGHGDHIGDLITIQKQSGAKVICIADIGYWLGRQNIEAHGMNIGGSFNFDFGRVKMVNAIHSSTLPDGAAGGSSAGFVIYAEGKKIYFAGDTALTYDMKLLADEKLDWAILPIGDNFTMGIDDAIRSTYFFNCKNVIGVHYDSFPVIKIDKEEAISKFTNAGINIQLPAIGQGLEL